In Paenibacillus sp. 1781tsa1, one DNA window encodes the following:
- a CDS encoding aldo/keto reductase: MPYTASEQRYDEMKYVRSGKSGIRLPQIALGLWQNFGGNRTLDIQEEMILRAFDLGINHFDLANNYGPPPGSAEENFGVIYKKHLRPYRDELLISSKAGYHMWNGPYGEWGSRKNLIASLDQSLGRMGLDYVDIFYHHRPDPDTPLEETMTALDHIVRQGKALYVGLSNYNAEQTQEAVTILRRLGTPCLVHQPNYSMLNRWIEDGLQDVLDEQGVGSIAFCPLGRGQLTNKYVDKIKEERANPTGNLKKEAYTDERIAKFDALQAVAERRGQTISQLALNWILRGNRVTSALIGASRVSQIEENVAALSAPDLTTEELNEIESILDGMGNYPW, encoded by the coding sequence CCGCAAATTGCACTGGGTCTATGGCAGAACTTCGGTGGTAACCGTACGTTGGATATTCAGGAAGAGATGATTTTGCGTGCCTTCGACCTCGGAATTAACCATTTCGATCTGGCGAATAACTATGGTCCACCTCCGGGATCAGCGGAAGAGAACTTTGGTGTGATTTATAAAAAACATCTGCGTCCTTATCGGGATGAGCTGCTCATCTCGTCAAAGGCTGGCTATCACATGTGGAATGGACCTTATGGCGAATGGGGTTCCCGCAAAAACCTTATTGCAAGCCTGGATCAAAGCCTTGGCCGGATGGGACTGGACTATGTAGACATTTTCTATCATCACCGTCCAGATCCGGATACACCTTTGGAAGAGACTATGACAGCGCTGGATCATATCGTGCGGCAAGGTAAAGCACTGTATGTGGGGTTGTCCAATTATAATGCAGAACAGACGCAAGAAGCGGTAACCATTCTGCGTCGTCTGGGTACGCCATGTCTGGTCCATCAGCCGAATTACTCCATGTTGAATCGTTGGATTGAAGACGGTTTGCAGGATGTACTGGATGAGCAAGGTGTAGGTTCAATTGCATTCTGCCCACTTGGCCGCGGTCAGTTGACGAATAAATATGTCGACAAGATAAAGGAAGAACGAGCCAATCCAACAGGCAATTTGAAAAAAGAAGCTTACACGGACGAACGGATTGCCAAGTTCGATGCGCTTCAGGCCGTTGCAGAAAGAAGAGGACAGACGATCTCTCAACTGGCTCTGAACTGGATCTTGCGTGGTAACCGTGTTACCTCCGCACTGATTGGTGCAAGCCGTGTGTCCCAGATCGAAGAAAACGTAGCTGCGCTCAGCGCACCGGACCTGACAACGGAGGAGTTGAATGAGATCGAAAGCATTCTTGACGGAATGGGTAATTATCCGTGGTAA